In Azoarcus sp. PA01, the sequence GCAACGCCCGCGTGGACCTGGCCGAGATACCCTTCGTGCGCCTGCGCGAGGGTCTGCCCGCGCGCCTTGTGAACGGCGTCACCGGTTTCAGTGAGGCCATCTCCCGCGCCAACCGTGGCCTCGAGCCGCCCCTGCTGCGCTTGTGCATCGGTGCGCGGGAGGTTTACGCCGATGAGACGGCAATCGATTTGAGCGAGACCGAATTCCTGGTGGCATTGTGGCTGGCCGAACGGCTGCAGGGCGGCGGCGGGCCGGATGCAAACACTGCGGGCGAAGAAGCGGCCGAGTTTCTCGACGTGGCCAGGCGGGTACTGGGCAGCATGAGCGCCCGCTACGAGAAAATCGAAACCGCGATCCGGCGCTGCGAGGGCTGCAAGGAAGATGTGGGCCGGTACTTCCAGCCGCACAAGTCGCGCATCAACAAATCGCTGGAACGATGCCTCGGGGCACGCCCTGCCGCCCGCTATCAGATCGCCGCGCTACGCAGCCGTATGGGCATGGGCTACTACCTGCCGCTGAGTGTCGACGAGGTCGTCTTTGAATCGTGACTACCTTGGCAGATGATATGCTTATGTATTTGTTATGCATTTCAGCACACGTCGATCGGCACTTCTGGACGTGAATGGCACTACGAGCCGGCTGCTGGGCTGGCAGCGCAGAGTGAGCAGAGGGAGAGGATAGCGGCTTATGCGTTACGTCTATATGTTCGAAACCCGAGGCATCCAGCGTTTTCTGTTCGCAAGCGGCAGATTGCGCGACATGCTCGGCGGCAGTGAGCTGGTCGACTACCTGTGCGCCGACGGTGGCCTGCTCGATCAGACCCTGAGGCGGCTGGAACTCACGCCCGACGTTGTGCGCAAGGCGGGCGGCGCGTTCTACTTGTTGTTCATCACGCGTGAAGAGGCCGAGCGCCTGCGCGCAGCCTGGCGGCTGGCCTGCGCGCACTGGCTGCCGGGCGTAGAGAAGGTAGACGTGCTGGCGTCGGGTAAAAGCGCACGCGAAGCCATCGCGAACGGCTTGGAGCTGTTACGCGAAGAGAGAAACCGCATGCGGGCGGATCTGCCCCGCCCCGGCCCGCTCGCCGAGCGCAGCGCCCGCACCGGGTTCGCGGCCGTGAAGCGGGAGCGGGACGAAGCGATGGACGCGGCCACGGCACGGCAGCGCAGCTTCAACCGCCCAGCCGACAGCCTGCCGCTGGCGTCGCGCTTTCTCGATGGTAACGGCTTCATCTGGCCGGTGAACTTCGAGGAAACGGCACCGGCCCGCAGCCGCTTTCCTCTCGGCGAACGCCGTCTGGTGGGTCTGCTTCATGCTGATGGCAACGGTCTGGGCGAGTTGCTGCGCACCCTCAACCACGCCTGCGAGCGGGCCGAAGACAAGTCCTACATTCGGCTGTACCGCAAGTTTTCCGACGGACTCGGGCGCGCCACGCTGCGCGCCGCGCAAACCGCCAGCCGCGAGGTGCTGGTGCCGGCGGCGGAAAATGGCGTGCTGCCGGCGCGGCCGCTGGTGCTCGGCGGCGACGATCTCACCATCGTGCTGCGTGCCGACCTCGCACTGGGCTTCGCACGTGTGTTTCTCGCCGCCTTCGAGGCTGAAACCCGAGAGGCCATGGACGGGCTCCGGCAGATCTTTGTGGATGAAGGACTCGCGGAGCATGCCAGGGCGCTGCCGGCGCATCTCACTGCCTGCGCCGGCCTGTGCTACATGAAATGCAGCCAGCCGTTTCATGCCGGGCACGAGCTGGCCGAATCCCTGTGCAAACGCGCCAAGGGTGCGTCGCGCAAGGTGCGGCAGGCCGGCGACCCAATGCCTGCCACGCTCGCGCTCCACAAGGTACAGGACAGCTTGCTCGAGGACGCCGAAAGCCAGTTCCGTCAGAATCATGTGGCGCGGCACGAGGTCGCAGCCGACGCAACTGCGCGTGCACCCGAGCTGCATCTGGCGCTGCCGGCCTATGCCTTGCATCCCACGGCCGGCTTGCCGGCGCTCGACGATCTGCTCGCGCTGACGACGGTGTTCGACCGGAGCACCTCGGCCGGCGCACTCAACGACCGCCCGCTGCGCGAGCTGGCCACGATGATGCACGCCAATCTGCCGCTGGCCCGCCATGCCTATGTGCGCTGGCGCGATCTGGCCACACGCGAGCACAAGGCTGCGCTTGGCCGGTTCGATGCCGCGCTCGGTGCCCTCGTGGGGGAAACCGCCCCTGATCTGCCGTGCTCCCGCCCTGAGCCGGATACGGCGCTCACGCACAGCCCGATTTCCGATCTTCTGTCCCTGCTCACGGTGCGCCCGAGCACCAGCACCGAAGCGGAGCGCCTCGCCCGATGACGACGACCCTCGACACCCCGATGCACGCCAGCGAGACGGAGCGTGCGGCGTTGCAGCTGCACTTTGCCCACTACTGGCACGCCGGCAGCGGTACCGGCAGCGGATACCACCTGGATGCGCTTTGCCTGCGCGACGCCGACGACCTGCCCCTGTTGCCGGGCCGGCAGTTGAAGGGCGTGCTGCGCCATGCGCTGCGGCGCGCACAGGCGTGGGGCTGGCTGGCCGAGCTGCCACTGCCCGACGGACCCGCCGACTGCCATGAGACCCTGCTGTTCGGCTCGCGCAGCCAGAGCGAACACCGCAGCGCCACCCTGCCCGGCATGTTGCGGGTCGAGAGCGCCCACCTGCCCCGCGCGGAGCGTGAGTGGCTCGCTGCGCCCGGCCGGGAGGCCCTGCGCGGAGAGCTTTTCGGGGAGTTGTTCTCGACCGCTATCAACGAGTACGGCAGCGCACAACGCTACAGTCTGCGCGGCATCGAGGTGTGCCTGCCGGTGACGCTGCACGCCGGGCTGGGACTCGCACTCACCGCCGCCCATACCGATCACCGCGCTCAGCAGAACGCCTATCTGACCTCGGCCACGGGCTGGTCCGCGCTGCGTGCGGCACTGCCGCTGGTCGACGCCTTGGGCGCCCATCGCACCCGCGGACTCGGCGAAGTGCACCTCACGCTCATGCCTGCCGAGCAAGGAGTCTGACCATGCCCTCCGCCGCTTTCGACATCGTCCTCGAACAACCCGTCATCATCAGCCAGCAATCGGCCACGGCCGGCGCGCATCAAAGCCTCGATTACATTCCGGGCTCGGCCGTGCTTGGGCTTGCCGCGGCGCGTCTGTATGCCACACTCCCGGCCGCGGCAGCCTGGACGTTCTTCCACAGCGGCCGGGTCCGCTTCGGCGATGGTTTGCCCGTCACCGCCAGCGGTGAGCTCGCCTACCCGGTGCCGCTCAGCTGGCACACCTACAAGGGGGAGTCCGCACGCAGTGCGGGTGACACGCTGCGCGCGGAAGCACTGTTCGACCCCACCCTGCACGCGACATCGACCGAACGACAGCCGGTGCAGTTGCGCGGCGGGTACGCCACAGTGGCTGGCCAGTTCCTGCAGCCGGCACACGAATCGACGCTGAAGACCGCCATCGATCCGGACACCGGCATGGCAGCCGAGAGCCAGTTGTTCGGCTATCAGGCGCTGAGCGCCGGCCAATGGTTTCGTACCACGATCCGGGCGGACGAGGACATCGACGCCACGCTGTGGCAGACGCTGCTCACACACTTGGCCGGCCCGGCCAGACTCGGCCGCTCGCGCAGCGCCCAGTTCGGCGCCGTGCGCTTCGCCGCGGCCGACGCTGCCCCGCCGATGGCGGCGCGCCCCCCGGCGCGACCGGCACGACCGGCGCGACGACCCTCACGCTGTGGTTGCTGAGCGATCTCGCGCTCGAACGCGACGGACAGCCCTGCCTCCAACCCGAGGCCGATCTGCTCGGCTTGCCCGACGACGCGCAATGGTTGGTGTCCGGCAGTTTCCTGCGCACGCGTCGCTTCAGCCCCTACAACGCCTATCGTCGCGGCTACGATAGCGAACGCCAGCTTATCAGCCGTGGCAGCGTGCTGCGCTACCGCCTGCCGCGTCCGCTGAGCGCTGAGGAGACGCGCACGCTCGCCGACGGCCTGGGCCTGTATGTCGAAGCTGGGCTCGGACATGTCTGGATCGATCCGCCGCTGCTCGCCACCGGCCAGCCCCGGTTCTCGCCGGCCGCCGCCCGGCCGCAGGCCCTCCGCACTGGCACAGGCAAAGTCACCGCGCCACGCCCGGCCAGTGTGCTGATCGACGTGCTGGAGCGCCGACTAGCCCGGCGCAATGGCGGCCCGCTGGCCGAGCAGACGGCACGCCGCCTGTACGAGGACTTGTGCCAACGCATCCGCGAGGCGAGACGCTACAAGGCGGTGGCACCGGGCGTGGCACTCGCCGACGCCCCCGGGCGCAGCCAATGGGGTCGGCTGAAGGAGGCGGCCAGCGACTGGCGACGCCCTGACCAGCAGGATGCGCTGTGGCGCGTACTGGCCGATCCGGGCGACGGCATCGTACGCGCACGCAGCGGTTGGGATGCCCGCTTCGGCCCGGCCCCCGATCAGCAACTGGATCAGTGGATGCGAGCCGAACTCGCGGCATTGACTGGACAAGGCAGTATCGATCTGGCGGCAGTCGTGGGCCATCTCGCCGTGTTGGGCCTGCAGGCGCCCTGGGGGCGCTGCGTCGATGGCACCGAACAGTCTCCGCAAAGCCATTCATCACGGGAGAACGTGGCATGACTGTCGCACGTAGCCATTTCTGTCTGGCCCGCGTCACGCTCGAGGCGCTCAGCGCCCACGGCATTCACAGTGGCCAGGGCGACGCCACCCATGATGTGTTGCTGGTGCGCGACGCCAACCACCTGCCAGCCCTTCCCGGGACAAGCCTCGCAGGCGTGCTGCGCCATGCCTACCAGCGCCGTCACGGCGAACGCGCCACCCACGCCTTGTTCGGTGTCGGCGGCGAGCAGGCGCAGGCCTCATCACTCAACGTTGCCTGGGCGCTGGTTCACGACAGCGCCAACCGGCCGGTCGAGGGCTTGCGCACCGATCTCGGCACCGACCCCTTGCTCGCTCGCCTGTTGGACGACAAGCCGCTGGTGCGGCAGCGCGTACGGCTCGATCACACGGGCACCGCCAGTTCTGCCGGCAAGTTCGACGTCACCTTGATCCCGGCCGGGGTGCGCTACACCGGCTGGCTGAGCTTTTGGGGCGATGGCAGCGATGCGTCACGCATGCTGTGGTGGCAACTGCTCGAGCTGCTCAACGGGTCGGTGCTGCATCTGGGCCACGGTACACGCAGCGGCAACGGCCATTTCGAGGTCGTCGAACTGCTCCATGCAGAATGGAATGTCGCCGAACCGGTCGGTCGTGAGGCATTCGTGGCACGGCCGCGATCGCGCGCACAACGCGGCACGCTCGCGCCATTCACCCCCAGCGGCCAAGCGCCGGCGAGACTGGAAGCCACCCTCAAGCTACGTGCCGAAGCCGGTTGGCGCGTAGGGGGCGGCGAACAATCCCTCAACGCCGCGCGCTACGACAAGCAGCCGGATCTGCTCCCGCAGCACGAAATCCGGGTGCACTGGAACGGCGACGAGGGGCGCCTCGGCACCCAGCACCACCTGCTGCCGGCCAGCGCGATCAAGGGCGCCCTGCGCCATCGCGTCGCCTACCACTACCGTTGCCTGACCGAGGACTTCGCGCAACCCGACGCCCGCCATGCCCCTGAGCATTGCCCGGCAGTGTCGGCGCTGTTCGGCCACGCGCAGGACGACGAAGGTCGCGCCGGCGTGCTGGCGTTTCACGATGTGGTCATCCACGACGCCCAGTGTGTCCGCCTGATGCACAACCGCATCGACCGCTACACCGGCGGCGTGATCAACGGTGCCCTGTTCAGCGAGGAAGTGCTATGGCAAACACCGCTCGAGCTGCGCATCGAGCTGTGGCCCGATGCCGCAGGCGTCGACCGGGTTTCGCGACAGGCGCTGGCACGTGCCCTCGATGATCTCGCCTGCGGCTGGCTGCCGCTGGGCGCCAATGGCAGCCGCGGGCTGGGCGTTTTCGTGGGCGACGGAGACAGCGCGGTGCGGTGGTCCGACGGTGGCCACTGGATTCACGGCGCCGCCGACATGGAGCTTGCAGCATGACCGAAGGAACGATCTCCCGATGGCTGTCCGATCTCGCCTTGCTGCCGGATATCGACGTCGAAGCGTGGCAGCCGTTCATCTACGATCACACCTGCGTGCTGCTGCAAGCCGGCGAACTGGCCGACGCGCTGGCGGCGCTCGGGCCGGTGACCGGTTGGCTCACCGAAGCCGGCTGCGTCAGGCGCTTGCACGATGAAACCATTGCGCTCACGGGGTTCGCGCTGGATGGCGAATTCTTCCGTGACACAGTGCACTGGCAACTGTCCCGCCTGCCGCGCGGTCGCTGGCAACTGAACGCACACCGCGTGCAGCCGTGCAGCGCAGCCGACGCCACCCATCTTGGCGAGCCGACAAGTCACCTGCTCGCCGGACGACCCGGCGCGAGACTGCAGTACTGGCGGCTGTGGACTGCCGGCCCCGACAACGCCCCCCATTGCCCCCTGGCCGTACTGGCCGGCATCGAGGACTCCCGCTCATGACGGACGTGACCACTCCCTACCGCTTCATTCCCTTGTCGCGCCTGATCGTGCTACCCGCGTGGGCGAACCAGGTCAGCCACGACCACCCGCTGGCAGACGGACTGTGCGGCGAATTGACGCTGCGTGTGACCACGCACACGCCGCTGTGCGTGGGCGGCGAGCAGGATTCGGCAACCGAACGCGAACCCGGTCGGGTGCATTTCTTCCGCAGCCCGGACGGCAGGCCGGCTATCCCCGGCACCAGCCTCAAGGGCATGCTGCGCAACGTCCTCGAGATCGCTAGCTTCGGGCGTTTTCGGCAGGTCGAGGATCAGCAGCTTGGGGTGCGGGATTTGTCGGATGCGAAAAATTTCTATTGCCAGGCGATCGTGCGCCGGCAGGTGCGTGCCGGATGGCTCCGGTTCCTGGACGGACGCTGGCAGATCCAGCCGTGCCCATTTTCCCGTCTGCACCAGCAGGAGCTGATTTCGGCGCTGCGGATCGACGAGGCGAGGTGGAAGCGCTGTGCCAGCGCGCCGAGACGCTACGAGCTCATCGGGCTTTGCCCGGCACTGCGATTCGAGCGTGACGGCACCATGCCCCACAACAGCCAGCAGTGGCGCGCCAAGCCCAGCCCGCAAGGCAGCCTGAGCGGCCGCGTCGTCGTCACCGGCCAGCCCGGACCCGACTACACCAAACCGAAGGCGAAGAAGTTCGAGTTCATCTTCCACGACACCGACGCCGAGGCGGTCGAGGTAGCGCCGGCGGTCATGAACGGTTTTCGCCAGATTCATGAAGAAGCCGACGAGTGGAAGTTCTGGAGTCACAAGCTCGATGCCGGCCAGCTACCGCATGGCATCCCGGTCTTCTACCATGACGACGACGCTGGCGCGGTGGTCTCGCTCGGCCTCGCAATGATGTACAAGCTGCCCTACCGTCACAGCATTCACGAGGCCATCGCGC encodes:
- a CDS encoding RAMP superfamily CRISPR-associated protein; the protein is MTTTLDTPMHASETERAALQLHFAHYWHAGSGTGSGYHLDALCLRDADDLPLLPGRQLKGVLRHALRRAQAWGWLAELPLPDGPADCHETLLFGSRSQSEHRSATLPGMLRVESAHLPRAEREWLAAPGREALRGELFGELFSTAINEYGSAQRYSLRGIEVCLPVTLHAGLGLALTAAHTDHRAQQNAYLTSATGWSALRAALPLVDALGAHRTRGLGEVHLTLMPAEQGV
- a CDS encoding RAMP superfamily CRISPR-associated protein; protein product: MTVARSHFCLARVTLEALSAHGIHSGQGDATHDVLLVRDANHLPALPGTSLAGVLRHAYQRRHGERATHALFGVGGEQAQASSLNVAWALVHDSANRPVEGLRTDLGTDPLLARLLDDKPLVRQRVRLDHTGTASSAGKFDVTLIPAGVRYTGWLSFWGDGSDASRMLWWQLLELLNGSVLHLGHGTRSGNGHFEVVELLHAEWNVAEPVGREAFVARPRSRAQRGTLAPFTPSGQAPARLEATLKLRAEAGWRVGGGEQSLNAARYDKQPDLLPQHEIRVHWNGDEGRLGTQHHLLPASAIKGALRHRVAYHYRCLTEDFAQPDARHAPEHCPAVSALFGHAQDDEGRAGVLAFHDVVIHDAQCVRLMHNRIDRYTGGVINGALFSEEVLWQTPLELRIELWPDAAGVDRVSRQALARALDDLACGWLPLGANGSRGLGVFVGDGDSAVRWSDGGHWIHGAADMELAA